From Actinopolyspora lacussalsi, a single genomic window includes:
- a CDS encoding putative surface protein with fasciclin (FAS1) repeats (product_source=COG2335; cath_funfam=2.30.180.10; cleavage_site_network=SignalP-noTM; cog=COG2335; pfam=PF02469; smart=SM00554; superfamily=82153), whose product MNNTRVKTAVTGAVASMALLLSACGGGAESGDQNQNEQNQSSQSQQNGEQSGQEQSGQDSMNEQGVTTVDDIYGPAASKVPTDPGNEGSAKGMVDDPVGTAASNNPLLTSLTKAVQTAGLVDTLNKSDASYTVFAPANSAFEKLDPATLEALLNDPAKKEQLTNILTYHVVPERMNAEELGNAGEVETVNGKTVPISGSGENIKIDGANVQVGNVPTANATVFVIDEVLMPPKQ is encoded by the coding sequence ATGAACAACACGCGAGTGAAAACCGCCGTTACCGGCGCCGTGGCTTCCATGGCCCTGTTGCTGTCCGCATGCGGCGGAGGAGCCGAGAGCGGCGACCAGAATCAGAACGAGCAGAATCAGTCCTCGCAGTCGCAGCAGAACGGGGAACAGTCCGGGCAGGAACAATCCGGGCAGGACAGCATGAACGAGCAGGGTGTGACCACGGTCGACGACATCTACGGCCCGGCCGCCTCCAAGGTACCGACCGACCCCGGCAACGAGGGATCGGCCAAGGGCATGGTCGATGATCCCGTGGGAACGGCCGCGAGCAACAATCCGCTGCTGACCAGCCTGACCAAAGCGGTGCAGACGGCGGGCCTGGTCGACACGCTGAACAAGTCGGACGCCAGCTACACCGTTTTCGCACCCGCCAACTCGGCCTTCGAAAAGCTGGATCCCGCCACGTTGGAGGCGTTGCTCAACGATCCCGCCAAGAAGGAGCAGTTGACCAACATTCTCACGTACCACGTGGTTCCCGAGCGGATGAACGCCGAGGAACTCGGCAACGCCGGTGAGGTCGAAACGGTCAACGGAAAGACCGTTCCGATCAGCGGCAGTGGTGAGAACATCAAGATCGACGGGGCGAACGTACAGGTCGGGAACGTTCCCACCGCCAACGCCACGGTGTTCGTCATCGACGAGGTACTGATGCCTCCGAAGCAGTGA
- a CDS encoding DMSO/TMAO reductase YedYZ molybdopterin-dependent catalytic subunit (product_source=COG2041; cath_funfam=2.60.40.650,3.90.420.10; cog=COG2041; pfam=PF00174; superfamily=56524; transmembrane_helix_parts=Inside_1_12,TMhelix_13_35,Outside_36_73,TMhelix_74_93,Inside_94_97,TMhelix_98_115,Outside_116_124,TMhelix_125_144,Inside_145_187,TMhelix_188_210,Outside_211_536) — protein MNRASHQHRLGGAVAVLIALLAVAAALTAGHLVAALTEPLASPYLAVGNTAIDLTPQPVKELAIDLFGTADKLALLVGMGIVIAALAAVGGLVSRRTPVPGMTMITGFGLLGMAATVSRSSLDPLALTAPVTAALMGVAAFAWLHRAASAKPQGSEPASARSGQDAEREDAEREETATEGAAGGRRRFLISGVAVALASGTAGAVGQLLSGARRVSRSRQAIGALEPDVTAPPVAAGADFADSGTPTFITRNENFYRIDTALRVPRLPASEWGLRVHGMVDRELNLTFDDLMDRRQLQKPITMVCVSNPVGGSYISTAEFIGVPVRDILAESGIRDGAEQVLSTSVDDFTAGTPIDALTDPNRDALLAVGMNGEPLPTEHGFPVRMVTPGLYGYVSATKWVTDLEVTTWDARTYWEKRGWAERAPVKTQSRIDRPKGFEKTPAGRITVAGIAWAPHTGIERVEVRVDQGAWRAAELSAAVNTDTWRMWRIELDLPPGGHNVESRATDRSGYTQTAKRVPTVPDGATGRHSIFFTAE, from the coding sequence ATGAACCGTGCGAGTCACCAACATCGGCTGGGTGGTGCTGTTGCCGTACTCATCGCCCTGCTCGCGGTGGCGGCAGCCCTGACGGCGGGACACCTGGTCGCCGCGCTGACCGAACCGCTCGCCTCCCCTTACCTGGCGGTGGGCAACACGGCGATCGATCTGACACCGCAGCCGGTGAAGGAACTGGCGATCGACCTGTTCGGCACCGCCGACAAACTCGCGCTGCTGGTTGGCATGGGAATCGTGATCGCCGCGCTGGCGGCGGTGGGTGGACTGGTGTCACGCCGGACCCCGGTGCCCGGGATGACGATGATCACCGGCTTCGGTCTGCTCGGTATGGCCGCCACCGTGTCCCGCTCCAGTCTGGACCCATTGGCCCTGACAGCTCCCGTGACAGCCGCGCTGATGGGGGTGGCTGCCTTTGCCTGGCTGCACCGCGCTGCCTCCGCGAAACCCCAGGGAAGCGAGCCGGCGTCGGCGCGATCCGGGCAAGATGCCGAGCGGGAGGACGCCGAGCGGGAAGAAACGGCGACGGAAGGCGCGGCCGGCGGACGCAGGCGCTTCCTGATCTCGGGAGTCGCTGTCGCCCTCGCTTCGGGGACCGCGGGGGCTGTCGGACAGCTGCTGAGCGGGGCACGTCGGGTCAGCAGGTCCCGGCAAGCCATCGGAGCACTGGAGCCGGACGTCACGGCACCCCCGGTTGCGGCGGGGGCGGATTTCGCGGACTCGGGAACGCCGACCTTCATCACGCGCAACGAGAACTTCTACCGGATCGACACTGCGTTACGTGTGCCGCGGCTACCCGCTTCGGAGTGGGGTCTGCGAGTACACGGCATGGTCGATCGGGAGTTGAACCTCACCTTCGACGATCTGATGGACCGACGACAGCTGCAGAAACCGATCACGATGGTATGCGTGTCCAACCCGGTGGGCGGCTCCTACATCTCGACAGCCGAGTTCATCGGAGTGCCGGTCCGCGACATTCTGGCGGAGTCAGGGATACGGGACGGTGCGGAACAGGTGCTCAGTACCAGCGTGGACGACTTCACCGCCGGAACCCCGATCGACGCGCTCACCGATCCCAACCGGGACGCGCTGCTGGCGGTGGGGATGAACGGCGAGCCACTGCCCACTGAGCACGGCTTCCCGGTCCGCATGGTCACACCGGGGCTGTACGGCTACGTCTCGGCGACCAAGTGGGTGACCGATCTCGAAGTCACCACCTGGGACGCTCGTACGTACTGGGAAAAGCGGGGTTGGGCGGAACGCGCCCCCGTCAAGACCCAGTCACGCATCGATCGCCCTAAGGGGTTCGAGAAGACGCCTGCGGGCAGGATCACCGTGGCGGGCATCGCATGGGCGCCGCACACCGGGATCGAGCGTGTCGAGGTGCGAGTCGACCAGGGGGCCTGGCGAGCGGCGGAGCTTTCCGCCGCCGTCAACACGGACACCTGGCGTATGTGGCGGATCGAGCTGGATCTCCCACCCGGCGGCCACAATGTGGAGTCCCGAGCCACCGACCGCTCAGGCTACACCCAGACCGCGAAACGTGTTCCCACGGTTCCCGACGGAGCCACCGGCCGGCACTCGATCTTTTTCACCGCGGAATGA
- a CDS encoding DNA-binding PucR family transcriptional regulator (product_source=COG2508; cath_funfam=3.30.450.40; cog=COG2508; pfam=PF13185,PF13556; smart=SM00065; superfamily=46689,52968,55781), whose amino-acid sequence MLTCSDYLLNLFELLAGDGTSEQLAQVPVEARAQLPARDLHRVERAGKLALRLRNTLDERRRHESELAALFDTAGDLARVRDPDAVLRAIVHRARMLLGSHVAYLSLNDSRAGTTYMRVTDGCVSALFQQVRLGMGEGLGGLVAQTARPYATPSYFEDERFTHTDDIDHAVGDERLVAILGVPLSVGGSVIGVLYAADRSTRDYSHDEIALLSSLADHAAIAIDNSRLLEETRHALVELNTAHETIREHNSAMRRAERAHDRLTDLVLRGGTLEDIAKAVADVLGGGIVVHDEDGTELACAATDSLPWPGRAVRQSRNSGRSVPWRTNLVCAALAGPELLGSLTLVGCHEPADADRRLFERAGVVTALVLLLRRRTAEAEERVRGELITELLGAGERAYGGLSARARRVGFDPEGSKVVLVSRCGNADRERLASTASRYVGQHSGLAGTHGDHLVLVLPGTDAGSAAQYAARALGTSAARPVTVGGSGPVEGLDGIAGKYEEACRCLEALLALGRTGEGAALAELGFLGVLLGDRGDLSGYVRRTVGAVLDYDSRKGTDLVKTLRSYFEHDAGLSRTARALHVHVNTVAQRLERVSALLGPDWRTPERGLEIQLALRLHRLSGDEQ is encoded by the coding sequence ATGCTCACCTGCTCGGATTACCTGCTGAACCTGTTCGAACTGCTCGCGGGCGACGGCACCAGTGAGCAGCTCGCGCAGGTACCGGTGGAAGCGCGTGCTCAGCTCCCCGCCCGGGACCTGCACCGCGTGGAGCGGGCGGGGAAGCTGGCGCTACGACTCCGCAACACCCTCGACGAACGGCGCCGCCACGAGTCGGAACTGGCCGCCCTCTTCGACACCGCGGGGGACCTGGCGCGGGTCCGCGATCCCGACGCGGTGTTACGGGCGATCGTGCACCGCGCGCGGATGCTGCTGGGAAGCCACGTGGCTTATCTCAGTCTCAACGACTCCCGGGCGGGTACCACTTACATGCGGGTCACCGACGGGTGCGTCTCGGCGCTGTTCCAGCAGGTGCGGCTCGGGATGGGAGAAGGTCTGGGCGGACTGGTGGCCCAGACCGCCCGGCCCTACGCCACCCCCTCCTACTTCGAGGACGAGCGGTTCACGCACACCGACGACATCGACCACGCCGTCGGTGACGAACGGCTCGTGGCCATCCTGGGAGTTCCGCTGTCGGTGGGTGGCTCGGTGATCGGAGTGCTCTACGCCGCGGACCGCTCGACACGCGACTACTCGCACGACGAGATCGCGCTGCTGTCCTCACTGGCCGACCACGCCGCTATCGCCATCGACAACTCACGACTGCTGGAGGAGACGCGGCACGCGTTGGTGGAGCTCAACACCGCGCACGAGACCATCCGTGAACACAACTCGGCGATGCGACGTGCCGAACGAGCCCACGACCGCCTCACGGATCTGGTACTGCGCGGCGGGACCCTGGAGGACATCGCGAAAGCCGTGGCAGACGTGCTCGGGGGCGGTATCGTGGTACACGACGAGGACGGCACCGAGCTGGCGTGCGCGGCGACGGACTCGTTGCCGTGGCCCGGCCGGGCGGTGCGGCAGTCCCGCAACAGCGGGAGATCGGTGCCGTGGCGGACGAACCTGGTGTGCGCGGCGTTGGCCGGCCCCGAACTGCTCGGCAGCCTGACGCTGGTGGGCTGTCACGAACCCGCCGATGCCGATCGGCGGTTGTTCGAACGCGCGGGTGTGGTTACCGCACTGGTGCTGTTGCTCCGACGCAGAACCGCCGAGGCGGAGGAACGCGTGCGGGGAGAGCTGATCACCGAGCTGCTCGGCGCGGGGGAACGCGCGTACGGTGGCCTGTCGGCCAGAGCGAGACGGGTCGGCTTCGATCCCGAGGGCAGCAAAGTGGTGCTGGTCTCTCGCTGCGGAAACGCGGATCGCGAGCGACTGGCTTCCACGGCCTCGCGCTATGTCGGGCAGCACAGCGGTCTCGCGGGTACCCATGGCGACCATCTGGTTCTCGTGCTTCCCGGTACGGATGCGGGAAGCGCGGCCCAGTACGCCGCCCGAGCACTCGGCACGAGCGCGGCACGTCCGGTCACGGTGGGCGGTTCCGGACCTGTGGAGGGGCTGGATGGAATCGCGGGCAAGTACGAGGAGGCGTGCCGCTGCCTGGAAGCACTGCTCGCGCTGGGCCGCACGGGTGAGGGGGCGGCCCTGGCGGAGTTGGGATTCCTGGGGGTGTTGCTGGGGGACCGTGGTGATCTCTCCGGCTACGTACGTCGAACCGTCGGGGCGGTACTGGACTACGACTCCCGCAAAGGCACCGATCTGGTCAAAACACTGCGAAGCTACTTCGAGCACGATGCCGGTCTCAGTAGAACGGCTCGAGCGTTGCACGTGCACGTGAACACGGTCGCCCAACGGCTGGAGCGGGTTTCGGCACTGCTCGGCCCGGACTGGCGGACTCCCGAGCGCGGCCTGGAGATTCAGCTGGCGCTGCGGTTGCATCGGCTGTCCGGCGACGAGCAGTAG
- a CDS encoding metabolite-proton symporter (product_source=TIGR00883; cath_funfam=1.20.1250.20; cog=COG0477; pfam=PF00083; superfamily=103473; tigrfam=TIGR00883; transmembrane_helix_parts=Inside_1_12,TMhelix_13_35,Outside_36_54,TMhelix_55_77,Inside_78_89,TMhelix_90_112,Outside_113_121,TMhelix_122_144,Inside_145_156,TMhelix_157_179,Outside_180_188,TMhelix_189_211,Inside_212_255,TMhelix_256_273,Outside_274_282,TMhelix_283_305,Inside_306_311,TMhelix_312_334,Outside_335_337,TMhelix_338_357,Inside_358_377,TMhelix_378_400,Outside_401_403,TMhelix_404_426,Inside_427_446), which translates to MNATRSDSPSGTSLTRIVGSSMIGTTVEWYDFFLYGSAAALVFNTAFFPTEDKLIGTLLAFSSFAIGFVFRPLGGLVFGHFGDRLGRKKLLVLSLLLMGGATFAVGLLPTFGAIGVAAPILLTLLRVVQGFALGGEWGGAVLIVSEHTDSARRGFWASWPQAGVPTGNLLATAVLAVLSAVQSDEAFMAWGWRVPFLLSGLLVLVGLWIRLSVSESPVFLDAADKAQQRSTPEQPPIVRVLREQWREVLIASGARFVENVCYYVITAFVLTYITEQLGLSESIALNAVLVASVVHFVVIPIWGALSDRYGRRGIYLIGAVGTGFWIFAFFPLLGTGSFTLIALGVTGGLILHAAMYGPQAAFMSELFGTRVRYSGASIGYQLASVIAGGLAPTIATGLLAAFDSWVPIAVYVALGAAVTSVAILFATETRGSSLHTESTAETEIAR; encoded by the coding sequence ATGAACGCGACACGATCCGATTCGCCCTCCGGCACCTCACTGACCCGGATCGTCGGATCGAGCATGATCGGCACCACTGTCGAGTGGTACGACTTCTTCCTGTACGGCTCGGCAGCCGCGTTGGTGTTCAACACGGCTTTCTTCCCCACCGAGGACAAGCTGATCGGTACGCTGCTGGCGTTCTCCAGCTTCGCGATCGGCTTCGTGTTCCGCCCGCTGGGTGGCCTGGTGTTCGGTCACTTCGGTGACCGGCTGGGACGCAAGAAACTGCTGGTGCTGAGTCTGTTGCTGATGGGGGGTGCCACCTTCGCGGTGGGGCTGCTTCCCACTTTCGGGGCGATAGGCGTCGCGGCCCCCATCCTGCTGACCCTGCTGCGAGTGGTGCAGGGATTCGCCCTGGGCGGTGAATGGGGCGGAGCGGTGCTCATCGTGTCCGAGCACACCGACAGCGCACGACGCGGCTTCTGGGCCTCCTGGCCGCAAGCGGGGGTACCGACCGGCAACCTGCTGGCCACCGCGGTACTGGCCGTGCTGTCAGCGGTGCAGTCGGATGAAGCCTTCATGGCGTGGGGCTGGCGTGTCCCGTTCCTGCTCTCGGGACTGCTGGTGCTGGTGGGACTGTGGATCCGACTGTCGGTCAGCGAGTCGCCGGTGTTCCTGGACGCCGCCGACAAGGCGCAGCAGCGAAGCACTCCCGAGCAACCGCCCATCGTTCGGGTGCTGCGCGAGCAGTGGCGTGAGGTGCTGATCGCCTCGGGGGCACGCTTCGTCGAGAACGTCTGTTACTACGTGATCACGGCATTCGTGCTGACCTACATAACCGAACAGTTGGGGCTGTCCGAATCGATCGCGCTCAACGCGGTCCTGGTCGCCTCGGTGGTGCATTTCGTGGTCATTCCGATCTGGGGTGCGCTGTCCGACCGGTACGGCCGCAGAGGGATCTATCTGATCGGCGCCGTGGGAACCGGTTTCTGGATCTTCGCGTTCTTCCCGCTGCTCGGAACCGGGTCGTTCACCCTGATCGCGCTCGGGGTGACGGGCGGCCTGATCCTGCACGCGGCCATGTACGGTCCGCAGGCCGCTTTCATGTCCGAGCTGTTCGGCACCCGCGTCAGGTACTCGGGCGCCTCGATCGGCTACCAGCTGGCATCGGTGATAGCGGGCGGGCTGGCGCCCACGATCGCCACCGGCCTGCTGGCCGCGTTCGACAGCTGGGTACCGATCGCGGTCTATGTTGCCCTGGGCGCGGCGGTGACCTCCGTGGCCATTCTGTTCGCCACCGAGACGCGGGGAAGCTCGCTGCACACCGAGAGCACGGCGGAAACCGAAATCGCGCGGTAA
- a CDS encoding 3-hydroxybutyrate dehydrogenase (product_source=KO:K00019; cath_funfam=3.40.50.720; cog=COG1028; ko=KO:K00019; pfam=PF13561; superfamily=51735; tigrfam=TIGR01963), with protein MTTEFPDPSTGFADLSGSTALVTGAGSGIGFACAKRLAAAGCLVHVLDHDERAATAAANEIDGRTHVLDLREDSGVTRLPTEVDILVNNAGIQHVAPIQEFPTDVFTQIQQVMVTAPFLLMRHCLPHMYERGWGRIVNISSVHGVRASAGKSAYVAAKHALEGLNKVAALEGGPHGVTSNCVEPGYVRTPLLEGQLAAQARENGIPEHEVADRVFLRHSAIKRLIEPDEVATVVGWLCGPGSDYLTGASIPIDGAWTAR; from the coding sequence ATGACGACGGAGTTTCCGGATCCTTCCACCGGGTTCGCCGATCTCTCCGGCTCGACCGCGCTGGTCACCGGCGCGGGAAGCGGAATCGGGTTCGCCTGTGCGAAGCGACTGGCAGCGGCGGGCTGTCTGGTACACGTACTGGATCACGACGAGCGGGCCGCGACGGCGGCCGCGAACGAAATCGACGGCCGGACACACGTACTGGACCTGCGGGAGGACTCGGGAGTCACACGATTGCCGACCGAGGTGGACATCCTGGTCAACAACGCCGGGATTCAGCACGTGGCGCCGATCCAGGAGTTCCCCACCGACGTTTTCACACAGATCCAGCAGGTCATGGTCACCGCCCCCTTCCTGCTGATGCGCCACTGCCTGCCGCACATGTACGAGCGGGGATGGGGACGCATCGTCAACATCTCCAGCGTCCACGGAGTACGGGCCAGTGCGGGTAAATCGGCGTACGTAGCCGCCAAGCACGCGTTGGAGGGACTGAACAAAGTGGCCGCGCTGGAAGGGGGCCCGCACGGTGTCACCAGCAACTGTGTCGAGCCCGGCTACGTGCGAACCCCGTTGTTGGAAGGCCAGCTCGCCGCCCAGGCACGCGAAAACGGCATCCCCGAGCACGAGGTGGCCGACCGGGTCTTCCTGCGACACAGCGCGATCAAGAGGCTCATCGAGCCGGACGAGGTAGCCACAGTGGTCGGTTGGCTCTGCGGGCCGGGCTCCGACTATCTCACCGGCGCCTCGATACCGATCGACGGAGCGTGGACCGCGCGGTGA
- a CDS encoding putative iron-regulated membrane protein (product_source=COG3182; cog=COG3182; pfam=PF03929; transmembrane_helix_parts=Inside_1_36,TMhelix_37_59,Outside_60_180,TMhelix_181_198,Inside_199_221,TMhelix_222_244,Outside_245_383,TMhelix_384_406,Inside_407_426,TMhelix_427_449,Outside_450_466), giving the protein MSRRSTESTPVSRTRETNEPRARQRATIRPVLWRVHFLGGVLAAPILFAMAITGILYAWNPQLEHMLHRQALSATAEGPARPLDEQISSARETRPELRLSSVTPAAPAAPAGEETTAVTLAPETAEQNRFEKPKGTVTVYVDPSSAEVTGSITESNRPDEWLRNLHSNFRIGKFAEPISELAASWLLVSIITGLVLWWPRDNRALARNFLFRKPGRPRWRSLHGLVGVTAAAGLVLLIVTGLTWTTYAGSWVDVARSQFDSDSPEVSTVLHPNTGTEEAGGATVDESATAEVTTAGADRAATAAREAGLNGVVVFEPPDSPGHAWKVEEDDSRWPVNPTALAVNGDTGEIVDRVEWAEYPPLAKATSLGIDFHQAQLFGLATRLLLTALAVALLVLIIAGYRVWLLRRPSGSLGAPPRLGSVVRNAPLPILLGFALLMVLLPLLGITLLGYLALERAVHAIRTSGK; this is encoded by the coding sequence GTGTCCCGACGATCAACCGAGTCCACCCCCGTTTCCCGGACACGGGAGACGAACGAACCAAGGGCCCGCCAACGCGCGACGATACGTCCCGTGCTGTGGCGTGTGCATTTTCTCGGCGGAGTACTGGCCGCCCCGATCTTGTTCGCCATGGCGATTACCGGAATTCTGTACGCCTGGAATCCGCAACTGGAACACATGCTGCACCGGCAGGCCCTCAGCGCGACCGCCGAAGGCCCGGCGCGACCGCTGGACGAACAGATCTCCTCGGCGCGTGAAACACGGCCCGAACTGCGATTATCCTCTGTGACCCCTGCCGCTCCTGCCGCTCCGGCGGGCGAGGAGACAACGGCGGTAACCCTGGCCCCGGAAACAGCCGAGCAGAACAGGTTCGAAAAGCCGAAAGGCACGGTGACAGTCTACGTCGACCCGTCTTCGGCCGAAGTCACCGGCAGTATAACCGAATCGAACCGGCCGGACGAATGGCTGCGTAACCTGCATTCCAACTTTCGAATAGGGAAATTCGCGGAACCGATATCCGAACTGGCCGCGAGTTGGCTGCTGGTATCGATAATCACCGGACTCGTGCTGTGGTGGCCACGCGACAACCGAGCTCTCGCCAGAAACTTTCTGTTCCGGAAGCCGGGACGTCCCCGGTGGCGTTCGCTGCACGGGCTCGTCGGAGTCACCGCCGCCGCGGGGCTGGTACTGCTCATAGTCACCGGCCTGACCTGGACGACGTACGCGGGTTCCTGGGTCGACGTGGCACGAAGTCAGTTCGACTCGGACTCACCCGAGGTGTCCACGGTACTGCACCCGAACACCGGGACCGAGGAGGCCGGTGGAGCCACAGTAGACGAATCAGCCACGGCCGAGGTGACGACGGCCGGAGCAGACCGGGCGGCAACCGCGGCGCGGGAGGCCGGACTGAACGGAGTCGTGGTATTCGAGCCACCCGACTCCCCCGGACACGCGTGGAAAGTCGAGGAGGACGACAGCCGATGGCCGGTGAACCCCACAGCGCTGGCCGTGAACGGCGACACCGGTGAGATCGTCGACCGGGTGGAATGGGCGGAGTACCCTCCGCTGGCCAAGGCCACCTCGCTGGGGATCGACTTTCACCAGGCCCAGTTGTTCGGGCTGGCCACGCGGCTGCTGTTGACCGCGCTCGCGGTCGCGTTGCTGGTGCTGATCATCGCGGGTTATCGGGTCTGGTTGTTGCGCAGGCCCTCCGGCTCACTCGGCGCGCCACCGCGCCTGGGATCAGTGGTGCGCAACGCCCCGTTGCCGATACTGCTCGGATTCGCACTGCTCATGGTGCTGCTCCCCTTGCTGGGCATCACACTGCTGGGATACCTGGCCCTCGAGCGAGCGGTGCACGCGATCCGCACCAGCGGGAAGTAG